The following coding sequences lie in one Alphaproteobacteria bacterium genomic window:
- a CDS encoding enoyl-CoA hydratase/isomerase family protein, translating into MTFTDCTFEVEDGVAVFTINNPQERNALTPAMFANDFPALIKRLREDKDIRALVLTGAGGTFCSGGNVKAMVEGLDRPLPERNANLHRARDWIPDLIDVSQPVIAAVDGFAFGAGLGLALCADFVLASERARFCCVFGRIGLVPDLGILYTLPRAVGLSMAKELVYSARVVGAKEGRRIGLVHAIHPADELPAAARALAGRFQNASPDAIRNAKQLLNQSLHQDVRTMGFLEVGAQGELRETAYHKAAVKRFMAKEPALFDWDAEDKDAD; encoded by the coding sequence ATGACCTTCACCGACTGCACCTTCGAGGTCGAAGACGGCGTCGCCGTTTTCACCATCAACAATCCCCAGGAACGCAACGCGCTGACGCCGGCCATGTTCGCCAACGACTTTCCGGCCCTGATCAAGCGGCTCAGGGAAGACAAGGATATCCGGGCGCTGGTGCTGACCGGGGCCGGCGGCACCTTTTGTTCGGGCGGCAACGTCAAGGCCATGGTCGAGGGGCTGGATAGGCCGCTCCCTGAGCGCAACGCCAATTTGCACCGGGCGCGGGACTGGATCCCCGATCTCATCGACGTGTCGCAGCCGGTCATCGCCGCGGTCGACGGTTTTGCCTTCGGCGCCGGGCTGGGCCTGGCCTTGTGCGCCGATTTCGTGCTGGCCAGCGAGCGCGCGCGGTTCTGCTGCGTCTTCGGCCGCATCGGCCTGGTGCCGGATCTGGGAATTCTCTACACGCTGCCCCGCGCCGTCGGGCTTTCGATGGCCAAGGAGCTGGTTTATTCGGCCCGCGTGGTGGGGGCCAAGGAGGGCCGCCGGATCGGCCTGGTGCATGCCATCCACCCGGCCGACGAGTTGCCGGCCGCCGCCCGCGCCCTGGCCGGGCGCTTCCAGAACGCCTCGCCCGACGCCATCCGCAACGCCAAGCAGCTCTTGAACCAGTCACTGCATCAGGACGTGCGCACCATGGGCTTCCTCGAGGTGGGCGCCCAGGGCGAGCTGCGCGAGACGGCCTACCACAAGGCCGCGGTCAAGCGTTTTATGGCCAAGGAGCCGGCGCTGTTCGATTGGGACGCCGAGGACAAAGACGCGGACTGA
- a CDS encoding histidinol-phosphate transaminase, with product MKEKKSQSGPQPYVPDTGTKVVKKPPVAPEEVIFDLSLNESPFGANPAVAAAAAARCQRPNIYPDPGSLELRQAIGRCYGLEPERLICGNGSEEVLDAIGRLYARPGDEILFSRHAFIQFPIMALRTGATPVTAPERDFTLDVDALLERVTDKTRIVCVANPNNPTGTWVSRDDLVRLRDALPEHIVYIIDSAYAEFVDDESYDDGLELIGGRPNVVVTRTLSKAFGLAAFRVGWGYGPEAMIRALNPMRGIGNVNAIAQAAAVAALDDLDFVAMVARETAARRDWLRAKLAPLGLEALPGAANFLAVRFPSTPGRTAQDAIDHMARRGILTRAMDDYGLDDFVRITIGSEAANAAVADALEDLLAGRSNVGGG from the coding sequence ATGAAGGAAAAAAAATCACAATCCGGCCCCCAGCCTTACGTTCCGGACACCGGCACAAAAGTCGTCAAAAAACCTCCGGTGGCGCCGGAAGAGGTTATTTTCGACCTTTCATTGAATGAATCGCCTTTTGGCGCCAATCCGGCGGTGGCCGCGGCGGCGGCGGCACGCTGCCAGCGGCCCAATATCTACCCCGACCCGGGCAGCCTTGAGCTGCGCCAGGCCATCGGGCGGTGCTATGGCCTCGAGCCCGAACGCCTGATCTGCGGCAACGGCTCGGAAGAGGTGCTCGATGCCATCGGCCGGCTTTATGCCCGGCCCGGCGACGAAATCCTGTTTTCCCGCCACGCCTTCATCCAGTTCCCCATCATGGCACTGCGCACCGGGGCGACGCCGGTAACGGCACCCGAGCGCGATTTCACCTTGGATGTTGACGCCCTGCTCGAACGCGTTACGGACAAGACCCGCATCGTTTGCGTCGCCAATCCCAACAATCCCACCGGCACCTGGGTGAGCCGGGACGACCTGGTGCGGCTCAGGGATGCGCTGCCCGAGCACATCGTCTACATCATCGATTCGGCCTACGCCGAGTTCGTCGACGACGAAAGCTACGACGATGGCCTGGAGTTGATCGGCGGACGCCCCAACGTCGTCGTCACCCGCACGCTTTCCAAGGCCTTCGGCCTGGCCGCCTTCCGCGTCGGCTGGGGTTACGGTCCGGAGGCCATGATCCGGGCCCTCAATCCCATGCGCGGCATCGGCAACGTCAACGCCATCGCCCAGGCGGCGGCCGTGGCGGCGCTCGACGATCTCGATTTCGTTGCCATGGTGGCCCGCGAGACGGCGGCGCGGCGTGACTGGCTGCGGGCCAAACTGGCGCCGCTGGGGCTCGAGGCGCTGCCCGGCGCCGCCAACTTCCTGGCCGTACGTTTCCCCAGCACTCCCGGCCGGACGGCCCAGGACGCCATCGACCACATGGCGCGCCGCGGCATTCTCACCCGCGCCATGGACGATTACGGCCTGGACGACTTCGTCCGTATCACCATAGGCTCGGAAGCAGCCAACGCCGCCGTGGCCGACGCCCTGGAAGACCTGCTGGCGGGGCGCAGCAACGTGGGTGGCGGGTAG
- a CDS encoding lytic transglycosylase domain-containing protein: MTTHSTIIGATMGATMGAIAALALMVGPAQANVGNPPSRAEVKRMIVQEAEATRVPPALALALAKVESDFQANALSSAGARGVMQIMPRTAIDEYGIDPDELWDPRLNIQIGIHYLESLRERYGGRWELALSHYNGGTLRGQGGEAVAHSYTQRYVKSVLNWQRRYAEQHRVWQVAKIEKEGWQPARTRLKRSGKKGVVDWAEEADNYARPAIDEPMAGAKKWQKPRRQAQARFRWYPTERGIKRARVRRADDRRHDFDDDIEQRRRSNRHRLDDFTARVPQSPPKS; the protein is encoded by the coding sequence ATGACCACTCACAGCACAATAATCGGCGCCACCATGGGCGCCACAATGGGCGCAATAGCCGCACTGGCCTTGATGGTCGGCCCGGCCCAAGCCAACGTCGGCAACCCGCCCAGCCGCGCCGAGGTCAAGCGCATGATCGTGCAGGAAGCCGAGGCCACCCGGGTGCCGCCGGCCTTGGCCTTGGCCCTGGCGAAAGTCGAATCCGATTTTCAGGCCAACGCGCTTTCCAGCGCCGGCGCCCGCGGCGTCATGCAGATCATGCCGCGCACGGCGATCGACGAATACGGCATCGATCCCGACGAGCTTTGGGATCCCCGCCTCAATATCCAGATCGGCATCCATTATCTAGAGAGCTTGAGAGAGCGCTACGGCGGACGCTGGGAGCTGGCGCTGTCGCACTACAACGGCGGCACGTTGCGCGGCCAAGGTGGCGAAGCCGTGGCACACAGCTACACCCAGCGCTACGTCAAGAGCGTGCTCAACTGGCAGCGCCGCTATGCCGAGCAGCACCGTGTCTGGCAGGTGGCCAAGATCGAGAAGGAGGGCTGGCAGCCTGCCCGCACCCGCCTCAAGCGCTCGGGCAAAAAGGGTGTCGTGGACTGGGCCGAGGAGGCCGACAATTATGCCCGCCCGGCGATCGACGAGCCTATGGCCGGGGCCAAGAAATGGCAAAAACCCCGCCGCCAGGCCCAGGCCAGGTTCCGCTGGTATCCTACAGAGCGGGGCATAAAGCGGGCTCGGGTGCGCCGGGCCGACGATCGTCGCCACGACTTTGACGACGACATCGAGCAGCGCCGGCGCAGCAACCGCCACCGCCTCGACGACTTCACGGCGCGCGTGCCGCAGTCACCGCCCAAGTCGTAG
- a CDS encoding lytic transglycosylase domain-containing protein translates to MNMLPFSSLWRLLLLLALAGLGSGLLVPAGPAAAQGVTTAAERQAVRALVVAEARAMRFPVSLALAVARAESDFDPRVESHMGARGVMQIMPRTAAEEYGIPADLLWQPRLNVRLGIHFLKRLLRRYRGRTELALSYYNGGSAVGDLPHARVMPATRDYVRKVRRYQRQYRREMLNESTRLWTRSRLRPRYWRPAKAAN, encoded by the coding sequence ATGAACATGTTGCCGTTCTCGTCCCTGTGGCGTCTGCTTCTGCTGCTGGCACTGGCCGGGCTCGGTTCGGGGCTTCTGGTCCCGGCCGGCCCGGCGGCGGCACAAGGGGTAACGACGGCGGCCGAGCGCCAAGCGGTGCGGGCCCTGGTGGTGGCCGAGGCCCGGGCCATGCGCTTTCCCGTCAGCCTGGCTTTGGCGGTGGCGCGTGCCGAATCGGACTTCGACCCCCGCGTCGAGAGCCACATGGGCGCGCGTGGCGTGATGCAGATCATGCCCCGCACGGCGGCCGAGGAATACGGCATTCCGGCCGACCTCTTGTGGCAGCCGCGCCTCAACGTACGCCTCGGCATCCATTTCCTCAAACGCCTGCTGCGGCGATACCGGGGGCGGACGGAGCTGGCACTTTCCTACTACAATGGCGGCTCGGCGGTGGGGGATCTTCCCCACGCGCGGGTAATGCCGGCGACACGCGACTATGTTCGCAAGGTGCGGCGCTACCAACGCCAGTATCGCCGCGAGATGCTGAACGAGAGCACCCGGTTATGGACGCGAAGCAGGCTACGGCCGAGATATTGGAGGCCGGCAAAAGCGGCGAACTGA